The Rhizoctonia solani chromosome 4, complete sequence genome contains a region encoding:
- a CDS encoding protein phosphatase 1, catalytic subunit, producing MADNAGDIDLDSVIDRLLEVRGNRPGKPVQLQEYEIKFLCTKARDIFINQPILLELEAPIKICGDIHGQYYDLLRLFEYGGFPPEANYLFLGDYVDRGKQSLETICLLLAYKIKYPENFFILRGNHECASINRIYGFYDECKRRYNIKLWKTFTDCFNCLPIAAIIDEKIFTMHGGLSPDLQSMEQIRRVMRPTDVPDTGLLCDLLWSDPDKDITGWSENDRGVSFTFGPDVVGRFLQKHDMDLICRAHQVVEDGYEFFAKRQLVTLFSAPNYCGEFDNAGAMMSVDETLLCSFQILKPAEKKAKYPYGGVNVGRPITHVNKRRRATTRWAKWSARFAAAPTCVLRGAASRVWVDRGIGALAQIEKRGVDMTYWL from the exons ATGGCAGACAACGCGGGTGACATTGACTTGGACTCGGTGATAGACCGTTTGTTGGAAG TTCGAGGAAATCGCCCCGGCAAGCCCGTACAGCTCCAGGAGTACGAAATCAAGTTCCTGTGCACAAAAGCGCGAGATATCTTTATTAACCAGCCAATTCTGCTCGAACTCGAGGCTCCAATCAAGATATGCG GCGATATCCACGGCCAATATTATGACTTGTTGCGGTTGTTTGAGTATGGCGGTTTCCCTCCAGAGGCCAATTATCTCTTCCTCGGCGACTATGTCGACCGTGGAAAACAGAGTTTAGAGACAATTTGTTTGCTCTTGGCTTATAAGATCAAGTACCCCGAAAACTTCTTTATCCTACGAGGCAACCACGAGTGCGCGAGTATCAACCGTATTTATGGATTTTACGACGAGT GCAAGAGGCGGTACAACATCAAGCTTTGGAAGACGTTTACCGATTGCTTCAACTGCCTCCCCATTGCCGCCATCATCGATGAGAAGATTTTCACCATGCACGGAGGACTGAGTCCCGATCTGCAAAGCATGGAACAAATCCGCAGGGTGATGCGGCCTACCGACGTTCCCGACACCG GTCTGCTTTGCGATCTTCTGTGGTCAGATCCCGACAAGGATATCACCGGCTGGAGTGAAAATGACCGTGGAGTCTCATTCACTTTTGGTCCGGATGTAGTTGGCCGCTTCCTGCAGAAGCACGATATGGATCTTATTTGCCGAGCGCACCAAGTCGTGGAAGATGGGTACGAATTCTTTGCAAAACGACAGCTTGTCACGCTATTTTCAGCTCCCAACTACTGCGGCGAGTTTGACAATGCTGGTGCGATGATGAGTGTGGACGAAACTCTGTTGTGCTCCTTCCAG ATCCTGAAGCCCGCAGAAAAGAAGGCCAAGTACCCATACGGTGGTGTGAACGTCGGGAGACCGATAACCCACGTAAACAAAAGAAGAAGGGCGACAACAAGATGGGCTAAGTGGTCTGCACGGTTTGCGGCCGCACCTACTTGCGTCTTGCGCGGTGCGGCATCTCGTGTGTGGGTAGATCGGGGGATCGGAGCTTTGGCACAGATTGAGAAGCGAGGTGTGGACATG ACGTATTGGCTTTAG
- a CDS encoding Nascent polypeptide-associated complex subunit alpha produces MHTFSAREPRSKLKTNISPIYSTRTRSLSALSVLQASQIHARASSVVRKVLGVRSPLKEPALFDTPIEGASCDKPRSSADSTPREGNRPRSNTTPTEITWPKAVTITPANHDTLSAPSCTSGPTQTTPEMEPAQSSPKRPSIVQGSPEIDSGYGSGQSSAARSALPPTNNSPVIARTPRALGKAVSSPVTPGGMNMRLSPSLPRSIMPMPILNLPPLPPTPAHDHTLPRTRWFQSFHPEEMRHVKKSMPALMRHGTSNMATTHAEEDDDEDGSSDGTDSDSSDNEGMMPDGDSSPEAHDSIDESTEESTLHSGSEGPDGDYFDAREMHAPAPSADDPSGLATPRASDQNRTLGEASALGLQITPTPGPSTINGSPWTVVDITPGVDRASSGLPPRTDYFSHPVAAARQALKTPHRTPRVSQLISLASPRAHVSSPKAAPVPLSPSNTIAARRARAATVLRDPNGESPRPALYQQVSHSMMNLSSPTHSEEMSLTGFDALRTPRESICPMTATPGTPTPSTPKLLIRRNSMPTQIRHPPGYNDLYPSVPREEEGKEGLPGYSCGIHIEAMMPRKMEFSAPGVLAKDRGWKKQYIVIHGTSLMVYKYDIRKVPIGGKIKGKDKYEVYAVHESLMRGINVKIVHLPGHESAAPRLPLNQPSRRNSRRASSTAASDNGSRSSLLSRFHGNSSRSTVSQPQETPAPDDKANANDSTVSISASNSTSSSRRWSHTQTSLIRQYTLQRAESGLGSDYYKRRNVIRVRCEGEQFLLQAENVMQVVDWIECLQAGTNAALDLDERPMTKPPPFPRRRRRRRARPDGTNEANGNATSNHNANDNNTNR; encoded by the exons ATGCACACATTCTCGGCTCGAGAACCAAGAAGTAAGCTCAAGACGAACATCTCGCCGATCTACTCGACTCGTACCCGTTCTCTATCTGCGCTCTCTGTGCTTCAGGCATCACAAATACACGCACGAGCTTCCTCAGTCGTACGCAAGGTCCTAGGAGTGCGTTCGCCTCTGAAAGAGCCGGCACTATTTGACACTCCCATCGAGGGCGCTTCGTGTGACAAACCGAGATCTTCTGCCGACTCCACCCCCCGTGAGGGCAATCGTCCTCGCAGTAATACGACACCAACGGAGATCACTTGGCCAAAGGCCGTTACGATCACTCCGGCCAATCACGACACCCTTTCGGCACCCTCTTGCACGTCAGGCCCCACACAAACAACCCCA GAAATGGAACCGGCCCAATCCTCTCCGAAGCGACCATCTATCGTTCAAGGCAGTCCAGAGATCGATTCTGGCTATGGCTCTGGGCAATCTTCCGCAGCACGCTCGGCACTCCCACCGACAAATAACTCACCTGTCATCGCACGGACGCCGCGGGCACTGGGAAAAGCAGTCAGTTCGCCTGTGACCCCAGGAGGAATGAACATGCGATTATCCCCTTCTTTGCCACGGTCAATAATGCCCATGCCTATTcttaacctaccaccacTCCCACCTACGCCAGCCCATGACCATACATTACCTCGTACGAGG TGGTTCCAGAGCTTTCACCCAGAGGAGATGCGTCATGTGAAAAAGTCTATGCCAGCCCTTATGCGTCACGGCACTTCGAATATGGCTACAACGCACGCTGAAGAGgacgacgatgaagacgGAAGTAGCGACGGCACTGATAGCGACTCTTCAGACAACGAAGGCATGATGCCTGATGGAGACTCTTCTCCAGAGGCCCATGACAGCATTGACGAAAGCACTGAGGAATCGACATTGCATAGTGGCAGCGAAGGGCCCGATGGCGATTATTTTGACGCACGTGAGATGCACGCACCCGCACCTTCAGCAGATGACCCTTCTGGACTTGCTACGCCTCGTGCTTCCGACCAAAATCGTACGCTTGGTGAGGCCTCGGCGCTCGGCCTACAAATTACTCCTACTCCCGGTCCATCGACGATCAATGGATCGCCATGGACGGTAGTAGATATTACCCCTGGGGTTGACCGTGCCTCGAGTGGTCTTCCACCCAGAACGGATTACTTTTCTCATCCGGTTGCGGCCGCTCGGCAGGCTCTTAAGACTCCTCATCGGACGCCGAGGGTCTCTCAATTAATATCGCTTGCATCCCCCCGAGCCCATGTATCGTCGCCCAAGGCGGCCCCGGTACCATTGTCTCCCTCGAACACAATAGCCGCACGGCGCGCACGGGCCGCAACGGTTCTGCGCGACCCAAATGGCGAATCACCGCGACCGGCATTGTACCAACAAGTATCCCACAGTATGATGAACTTGTCGTCGCCCACTCACTCAGAGGAGATGTCTCTGACCGGGTTCGATGCACTCCGCACTCCTCGGGAATCGATATGCCCTATGACCGCTACGCCCGGTACACCTACTCCATCCACACCCAAGCTTTTGATACGACGTAATTCAATGCCGACACAGATCAGACACCCCCCTGGCTATAATGACTTGTACCCTTCCGTACCGCGCGAGGAGGAGGGAAAGGAAGGGCTTCCCGGATACTCATGCGGGATCCATATCGAGGCGATGATGCCCCGCAAGATGGAATTTAGTGCACCGGGTGTCTTGGCCAAGGATCGGGGCTGGAAGAAGCAGTATATTGTAATACACGGGACCAGTTTGATGGTCTACAAGTACGACATCAGGAAGGTGCCTATTGGAGGTAAAATCAAGGGCAAGGATAAATACGAAG TCTATGCGGTGCACGAGTCATTGATGCGTGGTATTAACGTAAAAATAGTGCACTTGCCTGGTCATGAATCGGCCGCTCCACGCTTGCCCTTGAATCAACCTTCACGGCGTAACTCAAGGAGAGCTTCGTCAACTGCAGCGAGTGATAATGGAAGCCGCTCGTCTTTATTGTCGCGATTCCACGGTAACTCTTCGAGATCTACCGTATCTCAACCGCAAGAAACACCTGCGCCAGATGATAAAGCGAACGCGAACGACAGCACGGTCTCGATCAGTGCAAGTAACTCTACCTCGTCTTCTCGACGATGGTCGCACACTCAAACTTCG CTGATCCGCCAATATACACTCCAGAGAGCCGAGAGCGGACTGGGGAGTGACTATTATAAACGCCGCAACGTGATCCGAGTCCGGTGCGAGGGCGAGCAGTTCCTGCTCCAAGCTGAGAATGTGATGCAAGTTGTAGACTGGATCGAG TGTCTACAAGCTGGTACTAATGCCGCATTGGATTTGGACGAGCGACCCATGACCAAACCTCCACCCTTCCCTCG TCGTCGTCGCCGTCGTCGTGCCCGCCCTGATGGCACCAACGAAGCCAATGGTAATGCGACTTCAAACCACAACGCAAATGACAACAATACGAACCGATAA
- a CDS encoding SPRY domain protein, with protein sequence MSEPSVVVYTMYTQAQDAIKSGATSPGSVSISTRGGGQNDALLVLLPLLIVLSCLLFLLLFFLVFVLLFRRRRSIALGDRNGPVDMSREDFSGADGGFEGLEQRWLDGVSDMEQRQYHRVKEYQQQFPPNSQATDITLSQFLTIQEKGVSAWSFEPDYEAGANLLVHARTELTFLPDPFSATSVQSNLPLPKLNEVYYWEVKMFDLPATTNIAIGLATKPFPSFSMPGHAKQSFAYLSSGERCHNYPFTVTSCGPPLIEGDVLGIGYRPRTGSAFFTRNGRRLEDAFTGLGRLNLFPTIGADGPCSLHVNLGQAGFVFIEANVKKWGLAPSVGTLAPPPAYGSERGSILLEAGGAIIRTDDGAEGTSFGSTGSPGYRTPTARRSTRHHPHASSSSVPPHPSPLRTGRSASTGAGAGTIAPAAPSSSLTPTIEEPETDTDAEEDERTPYVSPTDAEFHTPLRRLVRRPAVSDDGTTTSASARDENAVVLASPPVSPNPPTPRVTDIHLRPLNLGSSAGNNAGSGANVPALSPRTLAALAPPGPPPPEYSPLDVNRYPNGVALDLPADVIAAALDGPSSRRH encoded by the exons ATGTCTGAGCCATCTGTAGTTGTATATACGATGTACACACAGGCACAGGATGCCATCAAATCTGGGGCGACCAGCCCTGGCTCAGTGTCTATCAGTACTCGCGGTGGCGGACAGAACGATGCACTGCTAGTACTGCTCCCTCTTCTCATTGTGTTGAGCTGTCTGCTCTTTCTGCTCTTGTTCTTCCTAGTATTTGTCCTCTTGTTTCGACGGCGACGATCCATCGCACTCGGCGACCGCAATGGCCCAGTTGATATGAGTCGGGAAGACTTCTCTGGTGCCGATGGAGGCTTTGAGGGACTTGAGCAGCGATGGCTCGACGGTGTATCAGACATGGAACAACGCCAGTATCACCGGGTCAAAG AGTATCAACAACAGTTTCCTCCCAATTCACAAGCAACGGACATCACTCTATCCCAATTCCTCACAATACAGGAAAAGGGTGTCTCAGCCTGGTCCTTTGAGCCCGACTACGAGGCTGGGGCTAACCTCCTTGTTCACGCTCGCACCGAACTCACGTTCCTGCCTGATCCTTTCTCTGCCACCTCAGTCCAATCCAATTTGCCTCTACCCAAGTTGAACGAGGTTTACTACTGGGAAGTTAAAATGTTCGATTTACCAGCCACGACGAACATCGCCATTGGCCTTGCGACAAAGCCATTCCCATCATTCAGTATGCCAGGCCATGCTAAACAATCATTTGCCTACCTATCATCAGGCGAGCGCTGCCACAATTATCCATTCACTGTCACCTCCTGTGGCCCCCCACTCATCGAGGGTGACGTGCTCGGGATCGGCTACCGTCCTCGCACCGGATCTGCCTTTTTCACTCGTAACGGCCGGCGCTTGGAGGACGCGTTTACCGGTCTCGGCCGGCTGAATCTCTTTCCCACCATTGGCGCTGACGGTCCTTGCAGTTTGCATGTTAACCTTGGACAGGCTGGGTTCGTGTTCATCGAAGCCAACGTCAAGAAATGGGGCTTAGCGCCAAGCGTTGGTACGCTCGCACCTCCACCTGCCTATGGGTCCGAACGCGGAAGCATCCTACTTGAAGCAGGAGGTGCAATCATACGCACCGACGACGGCGCAGAAGGAACGAGCTTTGGAAGTACAGGTTCTCCTGGATACCGGACTCCCACCGCCCGTCGGAGCACACGACATCATCCTCACGCGAGCTCGAGTTCGGTCCCACCTCACCCGTCTCCCCTGCGGACCGGCCGCTCAGCATCgacaggagcaggagcaggaacAATAGCGCCCGCCGCGCCTTCTTCCTCGCTCACGCCCACGATCGAAGAACCCGAGACAGACACCGACGCAGAAGAGGATGAACGAACGCCGTACGTCAGTCCTACAGACGCAGAGTTCCACACCCCGCTCAGACGCCTTGTTAGGAGACCAGCCGTAAGCGATGACGGTACGACGACCTCTGCGAGCGCACGAGACGAGAATGCGGTGGTGTTGGCTTCGCCTCCCGTCTCGCCCAACCCGCCCACGCCGCGCGTTACAGACATTCATTTGCGACCGTTGAACCTCGGTTCCAGCGCTGGGAATAATGCGGGATCGGGAGCCAACGTCCCCGCGCTTTCGCCCCGGACACTTGCTGCGCTGGCTCCCCCTGGTCCTCCCCCACCGGAATACTCTCCCCTAGACGTGAACAGGTACCCAAATGGAGTTGCACTCGACTTGCCGGCCGACGTCATCGCAGCTGCATTGGACGGTCCCTCATCAAGGAGGCACTAG
- a CDS encoding CBS and PB1 domain protein gives MSTSPNTPRGGPRRGSTAGQRKRARSVLPQYQTPETHESALNAIRVFLNGRSSYDVFPVSFRLIVLDTKLEVKKALGALLLNGVVSAPLWDSDTSSFAGMFTVADIIHLIQYYYHTSSYDNAQPMSSTFVRVSS, from the exons ATGTCGACCTCCCCAAATACTCCTAGAGGCGGTCCCCGTCGAGGTTCGACAGCCGGTCAAAGGAAACGAGCACGCTCTGTGCTCCCCCAGTACCAGACACCAGAGACCCATGAATCCGCTTTGAACGCTATCCGCGTCTTCCTCAACGGCCGCTCGTCATACGATGTGTTTCCCGTAAGCTTTCGGCTGATCGTGCTGGATACCAAACTGGAAGTAAAGAAGGCACTAGGAGCGCTCCTTTTAAATG GCGTTGTCTCTGCCCCTCTTTGGGATAGCGATACCTCGAGTTTTGCTGGCATGTTTACCGTGGCGGACATTATTCACCTAATTCAGTACTACTACCACACTTCATCCTACGACAATGCGCAGCCGATGTCGAGCACTTTCGTTAGAGTCTCTTCGTAG
- a CDS encoding CBS and PB1 domain protein has translation MSLRTLGIGTYVDPNSSNPFHPIATATLNTRVFDVVHMFSERGISAVPIIDENGIVVNLYETVDVITLVRLGEYKSLDLTIAAALAHRAPDFPGVITCTPSDSLASLLALVRQRRVHRLVVVEGEDGRKGRLAGIITLSDVLKYVVGEDVDSASPQSAPAQQLGNELSQQSSPA, from the exons ATGTCCCTTCGCACTCTAGGTATAGGTACCTATGTCGACCCCAATAGCAGCAATCCTTTTCATCCGATAGCAACCGCCACGCTCAATACTCGTGTCTTTGATGTGGTCCACATGTTCAGCGAACGAGGAATCAGCGCGGTTCCAATTATCGACGAAAACGGTATTGTTGTCAATTTGTATGAGACTGTTGACGTCATC ACCCTAGTTCGGCTAGGAGAGTACAAATCTCTGGACCTTACAATCGCCGCAGCCCTCGCACATCGGGCTCCCGATTTCCCGGGTGTGATTACTTGTACTCCGTCGGACAGTCTCGCGTCCCTCCTCGCGCTAGTGCGCCAACGACGAGTCCATCGGTTGGTCGTTGTCGAAGGCGAAGACGGGCGCAAGGGTCGTTTGGCAGGGATCATCACTCTCAGTGACGTTCTCAAATATGTAGTCGGAGAAGACGTTGATTCTGCCAGCCCTCAGTCAGCCCCGGCTCAACAATTGGGCAACGAGCTGTCGCAACAAAGCTCGCCCGCGTAA
- a CDS encoding methyltransferase domain protein — MEEIEPDNTLVYLVDDCQDYDSDMDSIHTISSEATMHTMSTLTSDAVNEYFQEINGRMFPIDENIPTLFPTDHAEVHRLELQHLELKVLLKGNYFGPVKEILAENEGGRRKRVLDLLTADGTWVREMAAEFPHVDFTSVDIVPLVPHVRVANILSYEVYDLYNGIAENDQMFDIVHIRHAMSKIRDLPALVLEVHRVLRPGGLFLYGEYQNNGFDASTPDHSAATTAPYLIRGLRIARDIYARLGAYAYAFRDVPPLLDPSCAIWTNQKGKGFVGIKGEEKMVPAGPWHPVPRMRDVGLITQQVWCETWRSLRATFLSDAGMDMEEVDNLINGAIDELINPGTRLLYGKYHVLYAFKPA; from the exons ATGGAAGAAATTGAGCCGGACAATACCCTCGTATACTTGGTCGATGATTGTCAAGACTACGATTCGGACATGGACAGTATTCACACCATCAGCTCAGAGGCCACCATGCATACTATGAGTACACTTACCTCTGATGCGGTAAATG AGTATTTCCAGGAAATAAACGGGCGGATGTTCCCAATCGACGAAAACATACCTACTTTGTTCCCAACGGATCACGCTGAAGTCCATCGACTCGAGTTACAACATCTCGAGCTCAAAGTTCTCTTGAAGGGCAATTATTTTGGACCTGTCAAGGAGATATTAGCGGAGAACGAGGGAGGGCGCCGTAAACGTGTACTTGATCTACTTACAGCCGATGGAACTTG GGTTCGTGAAATGGCTGCAGAATTTCCACATGTCGATTTTACGAGTGTAGATATTGTCCCCCTCGTTCCCCATGTTCGAGTCGCCAATATCTTGAGCTATGAAGTGTATGACTTGTACAACGGCATCGCCGAAAATGACCAAATGTTTGATATCGTTCACATCAGGCATGCCATGTCAAAA ATCAGAGACTTGCCAGCGCTTGTATTGGAAGTGCATCGTGTGCTTCGCCCTGGAGGTCTCTTTCTTTATGGCGAATACCAAAACAATGGCTTCGATGCATCCACTCCAGATCATTCTGCAGCAACGACTGCGCCCTACCTAATCCGTGGGCTACGAATCGCTCGGGATATCTATGCACGTCTAGGGGCATACGCATACGCATTCAGAGACGTGCCACCCCTATTAGATCCGAGCTGCGCGATATGGACGAATCAAAAGGGGAAGGGCTTCGTTGGTATCAAAGGGGAAGAGAAAATGGTACCGGCGGGGCCTTGGCACCCGGTGCCGCGCATGCGGGATGTGGGTTTGATCACACAGCAGGTTTGGTGTGAAACTTGGAGAAGTCTGCGGGCAACCTTTCTGAGTGATGCGGGGATGGATATGGAAGAAGTAGACAACCTGATTAATGGAGCAATCGACGAACTGATTAATCCAGGGACGAGGCTTCTATACGGCAAGTATCATGTACTATATGCGTTCAAACCCGCTTAA
- a CDS encoding methyltransferase domain protein, translated as MEESESTLIYFVEDNQDDDSDMASICTMTSELTEHTMSTLTSDLTTNYFREVNGRMFPIDRNVPFILPADARECQRLEAQHTALKLLLGANYFGPVKEVLSRAPNQPRKRVLDLFTGEGTWVREMAAEFPHVDFISVDTVPFVPHIRCANILSYEVYDLYNGIAEEDETFDIVHLRYAMLKSIACSPRVAQIKDLAELVLEIHRVLRPGGLFLYCEFENEEYDASVENHDASRTAPCLVRAMRISREELDRQGVYAYAYKDVPALLNPTCALWRNEEEPRGFTNITTEAKMCPVVCLLRSVEEPAVNVPYLWDE; from the exons ATGGAGGAAAGCGAGAGCACTCTAATTTACTTCGTGGAAGACAACCAAGACGATGACTCAGATATGGCGAGCATTTGCACCATGACGTCTGAACTTACCGAACATACGATGAGCACACTTACATCTGATTTAACAACGA ACTATTTCCGAGAGGTCAATGGAAGAATGTTTCCTATTGACCGGAATGTTCCATTCATTCTTCCGGCAGATGCTAGAGAGTGTCAGCGTCTGGAGGCTCAGCACACGGCCCTGAAACTCCTCCTCGGAGCTAATTATTTTGGTCCCGTAAAAGAAGTGCTATCCCGAGCCCCTAATCAACCTCGTAAGCGCGTATTAGATCTATTCACAGGGGAAGGTACTTG GGTTCGTGAGATGGCTGCAGAATTCCCTCACGTAGACTTTATCAGTGTCGATACTGTCCCGTTCGTCCCTCACATTCGGTGCGCCAATATACTAAGCTACGAAGTATATGACCTGTACAATGGGATCGCGGAAGAAGACGAAACCTTCGATATTGTGCATCTGAGATATGCAATGCTCAAG AGCATCGCTTGCTCCCCCCGTGTGGCACAGATAAAAGACCTCGCCGAGCTCGTACTGGAAATACACCGTGTGCTCCGCCCAGGCGGCCTCTTCCTCTATTGCGAGTTTGAAAACGAAGAGTATGACGCCTCCGTTGAAAACCATGATGCCTCCCGTACTGCGCCATGTTTAGTTCGGGCAATGCGCATCTCCCGAGAAGAGCTTGACCGCCAGggggtatatgcgtatgCTTACAAAGACGTTCCTGCCTTATTGAATCCCACATGCGCTCTTTGGAGAAACGAAGAAGAGCCGAGAGGCTTCACGAATATCACAACGGAGGCGAAGATGTGTCCTGTAG TCTGTCTGCTGCGATCTGTGGAGGAACCTGCGGTCAATGTTCCTTACCTATGGGATGAATGA
- a CDS encoding methyltransferase domain protein, giving the protein MDNRDGAPIYTVNDWQDNSEIGSTYDTTTSEPTDHTMSTLASDTASEYFQEIYGRMFPIDENVPPLFPTDDAEVRRLKLQHLSLKLIIGSNYFGPVRNALAESPDGRRKRVLDLFTADGTWVREMAAEFPHVDFTSVDLVPIVPHTRCANILGYEVYDVYNGVAEADNTFDVIHLRYSMSKVNPTPIIRHLRHIAIRQLPSLVRELHRVLRPGGLFLYGEYENEVFDASMGDHAASSTAPY; this is encoded by the exons ATGGACAACAGAGACGGCGCTCCTATATATACCGTCAATGACTGGCAGGATAACTCAGAAATAGGCAGCACATATGACACTACCACCTCTGAACCGACTGACCATACTATGAGTACCCTAGCTTCTGACACGGCATCTG AATACTTCCAGGAGATTTATGGGCGGATGTTTCCTATCGACGAAAATGTTCCACCTCTATTCCCAACCGACGACGCTGAAGTGCGGCGCCTCAAGTTGCAACATCTCAGTCTCAAATTAATCATTGGGTCCAATTATTTTGGGCCGGTGCGAAATGCACTCGCAGAGAGCCCGGATGGGAGGCGCAAACGTGTATTGGACCTCTTTACTGCGGACGGAACATG GGTTCGTGAAATGGCTGCCGAGTTCCCTCATGTCGACTTTACAAGCGTGGATCTCGTTCCAATCGTCCCTCATACTCGTTGTGCAAATATCCTGGGTTATGAAGTGTACGATGTGTACAACGGAGTCGCAGAAGCGGACAACACATTCGATGTTATCCATTTGCGATATTCTATGAGCAAGGTGAATCCAACCCCTATCATACGCCACCTACGCCACATTGCC ATTAGGCAGCTACCCTCGCTCGTGCGAGAGTTGCATAGAGTACTCCGTCCGGGTGGACTCTTTCTCTACGGCGAATACGAGAACGAAGTGTTTGATGCCTCGATGGGAGATCATGCCGCCTCGAGCACTGCTCCCTACTAG
- a CDS encoding nuclear fragile X mental retardation-interacting protein, which yields MSWNGSFGLPPPYSYTNGQQSGYHQTQMQPHYAGAYHYRQQGVAVPQSQITIPSPGVFRNQSMASLVPLHMRNRGGPVKCGHEGCLFTGWQERSKGKRKREEGDNDYVDEEAQFRASGSASILGTNVKLDSPEAIAAWLEERKRRWPSAKRVAEKVTLLHITHVDPSPLIGIIQVQHRREALERGQILTEPSRPHQLRADSSHGQVSLSQRGRGRGRGRPTNQIQIETSSLNQGPRPISNVPGRGSHVIGRGSRGGSGVAGIRGRGRGRGRPLANEPRPVNADESKRITSATSDTDTSTSTLSSSESDESASDDGSESDMDPVKDAVSSKVELPADTGTEAQSSEANETTAMQICEEAPPKKDPSKQQMLRKNAAQPPKPAYNPFNQRPNLLRNLLMPDIQATVSNLSQAIKFLVANDFLKNVELKPGDAENIPIQPMDIDTQPQQNDTQV from the exons ATGTCTTGGAATGGTAGTTTTGGTTTACCACCTCCGTACTCTTATACAAATGGCCAGCAAAGTGGATATCATCAGACTCAAATGCAGCCTCACTATGCTGGTGCATACCACTATCGACAACAAGGAGTTGCTGTGCCTCAATCTCAGATTACCATACCATCACCTGGGGTTTTCAGAAATCAGTCAATGGCATCCCTTGTTCCATTACACATGCGTAACCGTGGCGGCCCCGTCAAATGTGGCCATGAAGGGTGCTTGTTTACTG GGTGGCAGGAAAGGAGTAAAGGGAAGAGAAAGAGGGAAGAGGGAGATAACGATTATGTCGATGAAGAAGCCCAATTTCGCGCAAGCGG CTCTGCCTCAATACTTGGGACCAATGTCAAGCTTGATTCGCCTGAAGCAATTGCCGCATGGCTGGAAGAACGGAAAAGGCGTTGGCCATCAGCTAAACGAGTTGCAGAAAAGGTTACATTACTTCATATTACTCATGTCGATCCGTCCCCATTGATCGGCATTATTCAGGTTCAACATCGTCGTGAAGCACTAGAGCGTGGTCAGATTCTCACAGAGCCCTCACGACCGCATCAGTTGAGGGCCGACAGTAGCCATGGCCAAGTGAGTTTATCTCAGCGTGGGCGGGGCCGAGGTCGAGGCAGGCCCACGAATCAAATCCAAATCGAAACTTCTAGTCTCAACCAAGGCCCCCGGCCTATTTCTAATGTCCCTGGGAGAGGATCTCATGTAATAGGGAGGGGCAGTCGTGGTGGCAGTGGAGTCGCCGGCATTAGAGGACGAGGGAGGGGACGAGGGAGGCCACTAGCAAACGAACCACGTCCTGTCAATGCGGACGAAAGCAAGCGGATTACGAGCGCTACCTCAGATACAGATACATCTACCTCAACACTCTCAAGTTCCGAGTCAGACGAATCAGCATCTGATGATGGCTCAGAGTCAGATATGGACCCCGTGAAAGATGCGGTTTCGTCCAAGGTTGAGTTACCCGCAGACACTGGTACCGAGGCTCAGTCATCTGAAGCCAACGAAACAACTGCGATGCAGATTTGTGAAGAG GCGCCGCCGAAAAAGGATCCTTCCAAACAACAAATGCTCCGAAAGAATGCTGCTCAGCCCCCCAAGCCAGCATACAACCCGTTTAACCAACGGCCAAATCTTCTTCGTAAT CTTTTAATGCCTGATATTCAAGCCACTGTGTCAAACCTTTCACAAGCTATCAAATTTTTGGTCGCCAACGACTTCTTGAAGAACGTGGAACTCAAACCAGGAGACGCTGAAAATATTCCAATTCAACCGATGGATATCGATACCCAACCGCAGCAAAATGATACCCAGGTCTAA